A region of Microbacterium suwonense DNA encodes the following proteins:
- a CDS encoding SixA phosphatase family protein — MKTLLLARHAKSDWGIHGLSDHDRPLNSRGRRDAPAMARRLREEGVRLQRIVSSSATRARSTADEYASAFGLRVVEEPALYAASAGTILEVAAALPDDVEVAMLVGHNPGMHDAVADLTGAFVEFPTCVVAECAVDVGSWAELIEGAGRMLRLRTPHDAD, encoded by the coding sequence ATGAAGACGCTGCTGCTGGCCCGTCACGCCAAGTCCGACTGGGGCATCCACGGTCTCTCCGATCACGATCGGCCGCTGAACTCCCGTGGTCGCCGCGACGCGCCGGCCATGGCCCGGCGCCTGCGCGAGGAGGGCGTGCGGCTGCAGCGGATCGTCTCCAGCAGCGCGACCAGGGCACGCAGCACCGCCGATGAATACGCGTCGGCGTTCGGGCTGCGTGTGGTCGAGGAGCCTGCGCTGTACGCGGCATCCGCCGGCACCATCCTGGAGGTCGCCGCAGCGCTCCCCGACGACGTCGAGGTCGCGATGCTCGTCGGCCACAACCCCGGCATGCACGACGCGGTCGCCGACCTCACCGGGGCCTTCGTCGAGTTCCCCACCTGCGTCGTCGCGGAATGCGCGGTTGACGTCGGCTCCTGGGCGGAGCTGATCGAGGGCGCGGGACGGATGCTGCGCCTGCGGACTCCGCACGACGCAGACTGA
- a CDS encoding LacI family DNA-binding transcriptional regulator: MAPARRVTLARVAEEAGVSVSTASRALRGRGEMSAGTRTRVLRAAARVGYTFGESRGRPRDRTAGVIDVVFGDFHDPYTDEVVAGARTAAAARRYDLVLTTDHKIADDDWPHRIRARGTAGVIVGLRMPTAVQVALMRDAGIPLVLLDPPGEPPASLPSIRTTDRAGGVSAAEHLIARGAQRFILIGGTPSHRFGRGRVDGFTATVREQAPEVELVRVDADWGARAAESACARALRALRGGGAIGLFACNDEMAAGAYRAIAAAGLSVPRDVLVVGFDDVRGARWLHPPLTTIRQPIREMGAAAVRTLLRGSDGADISGETIELPTALVVRGSTAAAPASSHPSARTLEG; this comes from the coding sequence ATGGCTCCTGCTCGCCGTGTCACCCTCGCTCGCGTCGCCGAGGAGGCAGGGGTCAGCGTGTCCACCGCATCCCGAGCGCTGCGGGGCCGCGGCGAGATGTCCGCCGGTACCCGCACGCGCGTGCTGCGCGCCGCTGCGCGGGTCGGGTACACGTTCGGTGAGTCCCGAGGTCGTCCACGTGACCGCACCGCTGGTGTCATCGACGTCGTCTTCGGAGACTTCCACGATCCGTACACGGATGAGGTCGTGGCGGGTGCGCGGACGGCGGCGGCCGCCCGACGGTACGACCTCGTGCTCACCACTGACCACAAGATCGCCGATGACGACTGGCCTCATCGCATCCGCGCCCGGGGCACGGCGGGTGTGATCGTCGGGCTGAGGATGCCGACGGCGGTGCAGGTCGCGTTGATGCGCGATGCAGGGATTCCCCTGGTGCTGCTCGACCCACCCGGCGAGCCTCCCGCATCCCTGCCCAGCATCCGCACGACCGATCGGGCTGGCGGAGTCTCGGCAGCCGAGCACTTGATCGCTCGCGGTGCGCAGCGGTTCATCCTGATCGGCGGCACGCCGTCGCACCGTTTCGGTCGAGGGAGAGTCGATGGCTTCACGGCGACGGTGCGGGAGCAGGCACCCGAGGTCGAGTTGGTGCGCGTCGATGCCGATTGGGGTGCTCGAGCAGCCGAGAGCGCCTGCGCGCGAGCGTTGCGAGCGCTGCGCGGCGGAGGAGCGATCGGTCTGTTCGCCTGCAACGACGAGATGGCTGCCGGTGCCTACCGGGCGATCGCCGCCGCGGGACTGTCCGTGCCGAGGGATGTGCTCGTGGTCGGGTTCGATGACGTGCGCGGTGCGCGCTGGCTGCATCCTCCTCTGACGACCATCCGTCAGCCGATCCGGGAGATGGGCGCCGCGGCGGTGCGGACCCTGCTCCGCGGGAGCGATGGCGCGGACATCAGCGGCGAGACAATAGAGCTTCCCACCGCCCTGGTGGTCCGGGGCTCGACTGCCGCCGCCCCAGCCTCTTCTCACCCGTCAGCCCGTACCCTGGAAGGATGA
- a CDS encoding Gfo/Idh/MocA family protein gives MTTRLRVAIIGTGFMGRMHSHAWRTAPRFFDLSRAPEAVLLVGSDADRTAAAAAEFGIPESSADWRSAIARDDIDIVDICTPGHTHAEIALAALAAGKHVLCEKPLANDVADADRMADAAAAAAEQGVVSMCGFSYRRTPALALAKKLIDDGRLGQIRHVRAQYLQDWLTSPEAPFTWRLDRERAGSGTLGDIGAHSIDTAQWLTGSAITGVSATLRTFVESRPRLNEHVGLGGNADADAPREQVTVDDAVAFTASFADGALGVFEATRMAAGHRNANRIEVNGELGSVAFDFSFMNELQFHDARLPSDEQGFRRIDVTEPEHPYAGAWWPAGHGLGYEHLFTHQTVDFVRAITDGVAARPDFAEATRVQRVLAAVEASAASDSRYTAVEGARR, from the coding sequence ATGACGACACGACTGCGCGTGGCCATCATCGGCACCGGCTTTATGGGGCGCATGCACTCGCACGCCTGGCGCACCGCGCCGCGGTTCTTCGACCTCTCCCGGGCTCCCGAGGCGGTGCTCCTGGTCGGCAGCGATGCCGACCGCACGGCTGCCGCGGCAGCGGAGTTCGGCATCCCGGAGTCCTCCGCGGACTGGCGCAGTGCGATCGCCCGCGACGACATCGACATCGTCGACATCTGCACGCCCGGGCACACGCACGCCGAGATCGCACTCGCCGCGCTGGCTGCGGGCAAGCACGTGCTGTGCGAGAAGCCGCTGGCCAACGACGTCGCGGATGCCGACCGCATGGCGGATGCCGCCGCAGCGGCCGCTGAGCAGGGCGTGGTCAGCATGTGCGGGTTCAGCTACCGCCGCACACCCGCCCTGGCACTGGCCAAGAAGCTCATCGACGACGGCCGCCTCGGGCAGATCCGCCACGTGCGCGCTCAGTACCTGCAGGACTGGCTCACCAGCCCGGAAGCGCCGTTCACCTGGCGCCTCGACCGCGAGCGCGCCGGCTCGGGCACATTGGGCGACATCGGCGCGCACAGCATCGACACCGCGCAGTGGCTGACCGGGTCGGCGATCACCGGGGTGTCCGCCACCCTGCGCACCTTCGTCGAGTCCCGTCCACGCCTGAACGAACACGTGGGCCTGGGCGGCAATGCTGATGCGGATGCTCCGCGCGAGCAGGTGACCGTCGACGATGCCGTGGCGTTCACGGCATCCTTCGCCGACGGCGCCCTCGGCGTCTTCGAGGCGACGCGCATGGCTGCCGGCCACCGCAACGCGAACCGCATCGAGGTCAACGGCGAGCTCGGCTCGGTGGCGTTTGACTTCTCTTTCATGAACGAGCTGCAGTTCCACGATGCGCGGCTGCCCTCCGACGAGCAGGGCTTCCGCCGGATCGACGTCACCGAACCCGAGCACCCCTACGCCGGCGCCTGGTGGCCGGCCGGGCACGGACTCGGCTACGAGCATCTCTTCACCCATCAGACCGTCGACTTCGTGCGCGCGATCACCGACGGCGTGGCCGCGCGCCCCGACTTCGCCGAGGCGACCCGCGTGCAGCGCGTGCTCGCCGCTGTCGAGGCCAGCGCGGCATCCGACAGCCGATACACCGCAGTGGAAGGAGCACGCCGATGA
- a CDS encoding ThuA domain-containing protein — protein MTVPRKVTATRKALVVRGGWEGHHPVEATEIFIPFLQEQGFEVRIEESNEIYTDEAVMDAADLIVQSVTMSEISRDAFTGLRRAVERGTGLAGWHGGIADSYRNNSDYLQLIGGQFATHPSKHPDACVGDESDNFLPYTVELTELGRAHEILSGLDDFALDTEQYWVLTDDLNDVLATTTHPVQPYHPWHRPITSPAIWTREWGAGRIFVATPGHSPEVLRDANVRTIIERGMLWASRTVSE, from the coding sequence ATGACCGTACCCAGGAAGGTGACCGCGACCCGAAAGGCGCTCGTCGTTCGAGGCGGATGGGAGGGGCATCACCCCGTCGAGGCGACCGAGATCTTCATCCCGTTCCTGCAGGAGCAGGGATTCGAGGTGCGGATCGAGGAGTCCAACGAGATCTACACCGATGAGGCCGTGATGGATGCCGCCGACCTGATCGTGCAGTCCGTGACGATGTCCGAGATCTCCCGCGACGCGTTCACGGGGCTGCGCCGGGCGGTCGAGCGCGGCACCGGCCTGGCCGGCTGGCACGGCGGGATCGCCGACTCGTACCGCAACAACTCCGACTACCTGCAGCTGATCGGCGGGCAGTTCGCGACGCACCCGTCGAAGCATCCGGATGCCTGCGTCGGAGACGAGTCCGACAACTTCCTTCCCTACACGGTCGAGTTGACCGAGCTGGGTCGCGCGCACGAGATCCTGAGCGGGCTCGACGACTTCGCGCTCGACACCGAGCAGTACTGGGTGCTCACCGACGACCTGAACGACGTGCTCGCCACCACCACGCACCCCGTGCAGCCGTACCATCCGTGGCACCGGCCGATCACCTCGCCGGCGATCTGGACCCGCGAATGGGGCGCGGGGCGCATCTTCGTGGCGACCCCGGGGCACAGCCCCGAGGTGCTCCGCGACGCCAACGTACGCACGATCATCGAGAGAGGAATGCTGTGGGCCAGCCGCACGGTATCGGAATAG
- a CDS encoding DUF4407 domain-containing protein: protein MPGETPRFVQMFFVLLGTALVSAISMLFALTTGVQVAIWVAVPLAIVWAAIIFNLDRFLTASMSSTRSIGKLIALALPRVAMAALIGFLVAEPLVLQVFHNDISREVASTNITQSQSDQDALEKGPEKKALDAASARLAALENQAATGIVAGTDSGTASTSVAQATVDDITGKMADQQKVIDSARALYQCELTGEGAGTVPGCTGVHGQGSSSDAAKAQLAQAQQTYDALAAQLRSANEDLAAAETSAKANTTASEQTNREQAKDQLPAAKTTYQNALAAYNARADAVAAGNAGAIGLLSQITGLNRLAAKEPTIFWAHWLIAALFFMIELLPVLVKVLTSYGDPSLYEKTAAIRKQVDLDRVTADGFRDRAAIVTADAATAAPSASVGQPGSSASAAPRASDPAPDRDDGAPTVPLTRADMRESAPV, encoded by the coding sequence GTGCCCGGCGAGACACCCCGCTTCGTGCAGATGTTCTTCGTGCTTCTCGGCACAGCGCTGGTCTCGGCGATTTCGATGCTGTTCGCCCTCACCACCGGCGTTCAGGTCGCGATCTGGGTGGCGGTGCCGCTGGCGATCGTGTGGGCCGCGATCATCTTCAACCTCGACCGCTTCCTCACCGCGTCGATGTCCTCGACGCGCAGCATCGGCAAGCTCATCGCACTGGCACTGCCACGCGTGGCGATGGCCGCGCTGATCGGATTCCTCGTTGCCGAGCCGCTCGTGCTGCAGGTGTTCCACAACGACATCTCCCGTGAGGTGGCCTCCACCAACATCACCCAGTCGCAGTCCGATCAGGACGCGCTCGAGAAGGGCCCTGAGAAGAAGGCGCTGGATGCGGCATCCGCCCGCCTCGCCGCACTCGAGAACCAGGCCGCCACCGGCATCGTGGCCGGCACCGACTCCGGCACCGCGTCGACCTCGGTGGCGCAGGCCACCGTCGACGACATCACCGGCAAGATGGCCGACCAGCAGAAGGTCATCGACTCGGCCCGCGCGCTGTACCAGTGTGAGCTGACCGGAGAGGGAGCGGGGACAGTGCCCGGCTGCACCGGCGTGCACGGCCAGGGCTCCAGCTCCGATGCCGCCAAGGCACAGCTCGCGCAGGCGCAGCAGACCTACGACGCCCTCGCCGCGCAGCTGCGCAGCGCCAACGAGGATCTGGCGGCCGCCGAGACCTCGGCGAAGGCGAACACCACGGCATCCGAGCAGACCAACCGCGAGCAGGCGAAGGATCAGCTGCCTGCAGCCAAGACCACCTACCAGAACGCGCTCGCCGCCTACAACGCCCGCGCCGACGCCGTCGCTGCGGGCAACGCCGGCGCGATCGGCCTGCTCAGCCAGATCACGGGCCTGAACCGCCTGGCCGCCAAGGAGCCCACCATCTTCTGGGCGCACTGGCTGATCGCGGCGCTGTTCTTCATGATCGAACTGCTGCCGGTGCTCGTGAAGGTGCTCACCAGCTACGGCGACCCCTCGCTGTACGAGAAGACCGCCGCGATCCGCAAGCAGGTCGATCTCGACCGGGTCACAGCCGACGGCTTCCGGGACCGCGCGGCGATCGTGACGGCGGATGCTGCGACTGCAGCTCCCTCGGCATCCGTCGGGCAGCCCGGCTCTTCGGCATCCGCTGCGCCTCGGGCATCCGATCCTGCTCCCGACCGCGACGACGGCGCGCCGACGGTCCCGCTGACGCGGGCGGACATGCGGGAGTCCGCACCGGTCTGA